The Lycium barbarum isolate Lr01 chromosome 4, ASM1917538v2, whole genome shotgun sequence nucleotide sequence GCATCATGCTGTAAACAATTGCAAGGGTTCAAATGAGCTAATGATTGGAAGAACATGCCCATTTAAATTGAAAGAAATGCTTTAAGTAAAAAGGGTGATGTTCAAGCTTTGGCATTCCTTGTGAAATCAATGCAAGTCTGGCAAGTGCAGTCTGTGAAACGACATATTTCACAGCCAAAACACACACAGGAAGTGCAACCTCTACACGTCGGAGAACGCAAACATCCCCTGTACACTCTTCGGCTTGCTCGTTCTTCATCATCATCGCATGAAAATCTACAACAAGAGAAAAGCAACAAACAAACATGTCCACAATTAATAGAAGTCAGAAAAAAGAGATTTTTTATCATAAACATGGTTTGCTAAAGAAATGAGAAATATAATGCACTAGGCATAGCCACATTACTGTAACTTCACAGTTATTAGGAGAATGACATAAATTTTGGTACTTGGCCTTAGATAGAACTACCCTTCCCCGAACTGCAAACTCCAAAAGAAAGGCGGGAAATGATAGAGAAGAAGGGGGATTGGCTCCAATTCGTTTAAAGAAAATACACATTACTAACTAGGAAACTTGGAAGATGCATAAACTAGAATTAATTGGTTACATAATCACTTAGTTCCCATGTTCAGCAGAGTGGATAGGAGTTTCTTGGTACAAAGGAACAAAAATAGATGGCATGGCACCTTAGGCAGAGTAGCTCCAATTGTATGATAAAATTATGACCACATCCATAGTACTGCATTTCAAATTTCCAAGACACATAGGAGATGTTTATTCCTTATCTATACCATGTCCGTcgaattgaaactagaataaggAGCTGTCTAACCTAGAGATGTGAATTTTTACCATCAGAGATATCATGAGCTCATGATCACAGCAACAATGGTAATAGTTTGACAAATTCTAGACAATACATCCAGAATTAATTGATACCTGTTCTACTCATCTAATACATATTCCGTGATCTACCATAACTTCTTGTTCATCCTCTCTCTGTCATCTTATTTTCTATCATCACCACCTTTTCTCTTGAGATAGAAGGAAGGACATCTTAGATTCCTTTACATCAGAATGGCAGAGGGAATGCGTCCAAGAGATTACTTAATAACTCCTAGCAAATGAAATATTATGACACTTTTCAATACATGACATCTTTTATCTAAGGTGTATCCTAAATTTGATCACGTACATTGTATACATTTCCAGCGTACTTTTTGTGAATTCGCAACTCATTACATTTTAAagcatcatatacataatcaaacTCTAATGTTTTGCCCTTCTTAATTTTCATGGATCCGACCATTCATCTTGCGAGCACGCACAATTCTGGTTTTACTCTGCTGATAGCACAAAAAACTCCCTTTCTGTCAAGGTATATTGGTCCTTCCTAATTCAAATTAACATTGCAGGTTATCTCACTTATTGCGCAACCCCTTTCAGATGAGTCGTACTTCTGTTGTTCGTGCACACTTTGTTGAATGGTCATTGCTCCAGAATAACAGAACCACTTGTTCAGTGGTTTAATGTTTTCCTTGTGGACATGAATAACCTTCTTTAAAATTCCGGAAAGGCAAGCGTACCCAATAATTTATACAGAGACTAGAAATCTTACACATACCAAACTTTGACTTCACTATAGAATTCATTCTTGGAAAAAAACTGAAACGACATAAATAATGTTCCTATCATGCAAATACTAACAAGTGTTTGCAGCTAGTTTTCCAAGAATGAATTCCACAGAACACACAGTTTATACAATTCAAACATTTTGTCTCTCGTGATTCAGAGCTTATATTGTCTATCAGAAAGCATTTACCTGAAATATGAGCTAAAGACATCCAAAATAGTTTAACAGGATATCAATTTCTTGTTCCACTAGTAACTGATCCTAATTATAGATTTCAATTATGAAAGTCAGATTAATCAACTAAAAGAAATTAAGCTCCTTTGAATATGAAACAAATAATTGAAAATAACAGACTGCATATGGCAAACAAAACCAAGTAACGAAATTAAGCAAGAAAAGGAAACTTACTTGTCAAAAGGAATATCAGAGCACTTCCAATGCGCATTGGCCAAAGCATCATGGTAGCTCCTGCATTCGTCCTTGGTGCGGAGACGAAACCTGCGTTCTTTGTTGCACTCTGTACATATGATAAACTCATCGCGATGACCAGATTTATTAGATCTATGTGATCCATTTGCATGCTTTAAGGACTGGTTATAATATTTGAGTAGTGCAGTCTTTACCACTGGAACTTTATCACCATCAACAAGGATCCAAATATTATTTTTCCATTTCCTAGAAGTCTCTCTTCCAGAATGCTTCTCAAATGCAGCGGGAGTCAGCTTATCTAATCACCAAAGAGTAACTTTTAGTGGAGGCAAAACATGGCAATATCTATCAAAAAGGTAATAAAACAGGATCTATTTTTCTGTTTCATAAAATACAAAGAGGTAAGTATAGTACAACTATACTTGCCAAATAACGTGATAGTAAAAAGCAGGTATGATTTTAAACTTATTGCAATAGGTTCAGCATACTAATGATCAAGTGAATTGCAGCAAAATACATGTGTCACAAGAAGCTAAGACATCATTAATTGTATCTATCAAGAACTTCAACTTTCTAAACTGACAACCTAGTTATGCAAGAGAAAACAAATTCCGCATTTGAGTGAAGAAC carries:
- the LOC132636592 gene encoding uncharacterized protein LOC132636592 isoform X2 codes for the protein MFSEEELREISVLKRGDDYVEVLCGCTSHRYGDAVAKLRVCSSGELQIACDCTPGCPEDKLTPAAFEKHSGRETSRKWKNNIWILVDGDKVPVSATKNAGFVSAPRTNAGATMMLWPMRIGSALIFLLTNFHAMMMKNEQAEECTGDVCVLRRVEVALPVCVLAVKYVVSQTALARLALISQGMPKLEHHPFYLKHFFQFKWACSSNH
- the LOC132636592 gene encoding protein ULTRAPETALA 1-like isoform X1 → MFSEEELREISVLKRGDDYVEVLCGCTSHRYGDAVAKLRVCSSGELQIACDCTPGCPEDKLTPAAFEKHSGRETSRKWKNNIWILVDGDKVPVVKTALLKYYNQSLKHANGSHRSNKSGHRDEFIICTECNKERRFRLRTKDECRSYHDALANAHWKCSDIPFDKFSCDDDEERASRRVYRGCLRSPTCRGCTSCVCFGCEICRFTDCTCQTCIDFTRNAKA